The genomic interval NNNNNNNNNNNNNNNNNNNNNNNNNNNNNNNNNNNNNNNNNNNNNNNNNNNNNNNNNNNNNNNNNNNNNNNNNNNNNNNNNNNNNNNNNNNNNNNNNNNNNNNNNNNNNNNNNNNNNNNNNNNNNNNNNNNNNNNNNNNNNNNNNNNNNNNNNNNNNNNNNNNNNNNNNNNNNNNNNNNNNNNNNNNNNNNNNNNNNNNNNNNNNNNNNNNNNNNNNNNNNNNNNNNNNNNNNNNNNNNNNNNNNNNNNNNNNNNNNNNNNNNNNNNNNNNNNNNNNNNNNNNNNNNNNNNNNNNNNNNNNNNNNNNNNNNNNNNNNNNNNNNNNNNNNNNNNNNNNNNNNNNNNNNNNNNNNNNNNNNNNNNNNNNNNNNNNNNNNNNNNNNNNNNNNNNNNNNNNNNNNNNNNNNNNNNNNNNNNNNNNNNNNNNNNNNNNNNNNNNNNNNNNNNNNNNNNNNNNNNNNNNNNNNNNNNNNNNNNNNNNNNNNNNNNNNNNNNNNNNNNNNNNNNNNNNNNNNNNNNNNNNNNNNNNNNNNNNNNNNNNNNNNNNNNNNNNNNNNNNNNNNNNNNNNNNNNNNNNNNNNNNNNNNNNNNNNNNNNNNNNNNNNNNNNNNNNNNNNNNNNNNNNNNNNNNNNNNNNNNNNNNNNNNNNNNNNNNNNNNNNNNNNNNNNNNNNNNNNNNNNNNNNNNNNNNNNNNNNNNNNNNNNNNNNNNNNNNNNNNNNNNNNNNNNNNNNNNNNNNNNNNNNNNNNNNNNNNNNNNNNNNNNNNNNNNNNNNNNNNNNNNNNNNNNNNNNNNNNNNNNNNNNNNNNNNNNNNNNNNNNNNNNNNNNNNNNNNNNNNNNNNNNNNNNNNNNNNNNNNNNNNNNNNNNNNNNNNNNNNNNNNNNNNNNNNNNNNNNNNNNNNNNNNNNNNNNNNNNNNNNNNNNNNNNNNNNNNNNNNNNNNNNNNNNNNNNNNNNNNNNNNNNNNNNNNNNNNNNNNNNNNNNNNNNNNNNNNNNNNNNNNNNNNNNNNNNNNNNNNNNNNNNNNNNNNNNNNNNNNNNNNNNNNNNNNNNNNNNNNNNNNNNNNNNNNNNNNNNNNNNNNNNNNNNNNNNNNNNNNNNNNNNNNNNNNNNNNNNNNNNNNNNNNNNNNNNNNNNNNNNNNNNNNNNNNNNNNNNNNNNNNNNNNNNNNNNNNNNNNNNNNNNNNNNNNNNNNNNNNNNNNNNNNNNNNNNNNNNNNNNNNNNNNNNNNNNNNNNNNNNNNNNNNNNNNNNNNNNNNNNNNNNNNNNNNNNNNNNNNNNNNNNNNNNNNNNNNNNNNNNNNNNNNNNNNNNNNNNNNNNNNNNNNNNNNNNNNNNNNNNNNNNNNNNNNNNNNNNNNNNNNNNNNNNNNNNNNNNNNNNNNNNNNNNNNNNNNNNNNNNNNNNNNNNNNNNNNNNNNNNNNNNNNNNNNNNNNNNNNNNNNNNNNNNNNNNNNNNNNNNNNNNNNNNNNNNNNNNNNNNNNNNNNNNNNNNNNNNNNNNNNNNNNNNNNNNNNNNNNNNNNNNNNNNNNNNNNNNNNNNNNNNNNNNNNNNNNNNNNNNNNNNNNNNNNNNNNNNNNNNNNNNTTATTATNNNNNNNNNNNNNNNNNNNNNNNNNNNNNNNNNNNNNNNNNNNNNNNNNNNNNNNNNNNNNNNNNNNNNNNNNNNNNNNNNNNNNNNNNNNNNNNNNNNNNNNNNNNNNNNNNNNNNNNNNNNNNNNNNNNNNNNNNNNNNNNNNNNNNATATTTGCATCTGAAATTGATTTGTGATTGATTTCAGGGTAAGAGgaaattgttttcttttagtaATAAGTCAGGGAGCGTTGAGGTTTTCATGTGGAAACTCGAATCTACAAGGGAAGAGAGTGTGGCATCAAATATGTCTCTGGCACGCCTGAACAGAACTGAGTAAATAAACTCAGCACCTCTCGTAACACCATAACTTCTCCAGTGGAAATGATACCATTTAACTGAGTCGATATTCTTTATTTAGCTAAAATAAAGTACATGATATCATGGACTTATGCAGCCCAAAGAACTTAACTTTTTTCATAATAGACGGAAAAAGAAAAGTGCTTGTATTTAACTGTGTTTGCGTACACACATAATATGAGAATTGNNNNNNNNNNNNNNNNNNNNNNNNNNNNNNNNNNNNNNNNNNNNNNNNNNNNNNNNNNNNNNNNNNNNNNNNNNNNNNNNNNNNNNNNNNNNNNNNNNNNNNNNNNNNNNNNNNNNNNNNNNNNNNNNNNNNNNNNNNNNNNNNNNCACCCACACACACATACNNNNNNNNNNNNNNNNNNNNNNNNNNNNNNNNNNNNNNNNNNNNNNNNNNNNNNNNNNNNNNNNNNCTTACGTCTGGCATGTGATTAACATATGTATACGGGCACCGCGCATGTgccgaataaaataataatagtttattaagacaaataatttattattacaatcacaaTGTCTTTACTTgtgtatttttcttaaaaatcttCTCCATACTAAAATTGTCTGTCTTTGCTAAAGAATCATTTTGACATGCTCGAAGAATGTTCAGTGAGGTTCATAACCTTATTCTCTATTCTTTTGATAATTCATGATGATTACGTAATAATTTTTCCTAGTCATCAAAGTGTAAGCTTTCATGAGATTTAAGAGCGCAGTCTGAAGCAGAAGGATACGGGATATAGCAACATCAGAATGATCATATTAAAGGATCAACATTTGTAGATATTACATTCTCGAGCACACATGGTCCGCTTCTGCCATACTTAATTTCATCCTTTTCTCGGCAAGCATGGTCTGCTCTTCCTCGAATACCAACCTCTGCGATTCCTTTCGATCTTCAATCAAGCATTCTAACTTCTGGCGGCGTCGGGAGCCCTGTAAACTCCCATAAAGAGATTATTGTTGGTCTCGTTGTCGcggatgaggaaaaggaatggCCGGTTACAGTGGAATGGCACGACTGGATCTCTTCTACTGGCTCTCAGTGTGAAGGTAAGAACAGTAGCTGCGGCGGCCTCGGTGCCTTCCTCGTTGACTTCGACGAAAGCTTTGTGGATGACCTTCTCCAGGGTGAGGTTCCTTAGGTTGCCGAGGGTGGTGAGGTCTACCTTATCGCTGCTGAAGATATCCACGATCCCCATGTCCTTGAGAGCCTACAcaaaattgataacaaaaaagTCATATTACTTGTTCTTGGTttgaaaagataaatacaaattGTAAACACTGTAGGggcaatttcattattttaactaaGGCAGCACTCACCGGAATCATCTCGTCCGCTAGTTTCAATTCCATCCTAAACTTGGGCAGCTTGAGGTCGACATCTTGCTTCCTGAGATTTTTCTTGTGTGTGGCCGCTCGCAAGTTGTTCCCGCTCAGCTTAGAGACCATGTTGGCGAAGCCTTGTGGTCCTTCCTGAACAGGCAGGAAGAGGAACATGGAGACTCTCTCGCCTGTGTAGGGGAGCTCAAGAACGCTAGCGGCGACTTGGTCAAACTCACCTATTAGGAAGGCAGGGGGAATGAGTTCATCCTtaacataagaaaaaagagaaacaaaaaacgaagTCAGATGAAGGACAACATTGGGAAAGACCAAGTGCAAGATAAAGCTTAATGTGGAGAAATAACATGGTTAGATAGGACACTGAGTAACTGACATTTTGAATAGTGTTACGTATTAAAAGTATCAACATTCTACACattctctatcatatctctataaaACAACGCTGCTAATTATATCTTTAGAAATCAGCACTGTTTACGTTTAGAAAATCTTGTATGGATACAAAACAAAACCAGCTGTTGTGGATTAATCTTCACCAACCCTCGATTCAAAGaacatttatataggtatatttcaACTTGAAAAGGTTATTAGTTGATCGATTTGGCTCTAGTATTGCTTGGAACTGAACGATATTGAAACCGACAGCCTTTTTCGCCATCACAATTGCTTTGTTTGCAGAACTGATCCACAACACATGCCCAGGCATCCCTTCTCCTTACCAAAATTAAAGGCGGAGATCTGGTTCATCATGGGAACCATCTGGTGGCTCTGGGGCGTGACGAAGAACCTCTCGGAGGCGGTGCTCGTCGGCTTGAACTGGAACTGCCACGTGCCCTTGAAGTAGGCTGCGTTGACGATGGCCATGTGGATGCCCTCGATGTTTTCGACTGTGACCAAGTCGTTTATCTTGCCCTTAGTGTTTGTCGATGCGAAGTTGTTAATTCGGTTGACCGCGCTGAAAACCTGGCGATGGTTTGTTACGATGTGTAATGATATCTCTTCcagtggggaaggaaagaaggaagagtaaTACTCGTATATGGCATGTGGCATTAACTACAGACAGNNNNNNNNNNNNNNNNNNNNNNNNNNNNNNNNNNNNNNNNNNNNNNNNNNNNNNNNNNNTCTAAAGCTAAAATCTTACGTCATTTTATGGTTGTGTTTGATACTCAACTTCATAGCGACAGTTCTTNNNNNNNNNNNNNNNNNNNNNNNNNNNNNNNNNNNNNNNNNNNNTGCGCATGCATCTTAAAGTTCGCAATAAGACTCATGACAAGCACGGACACGGATATCTTGAACAGTGACCCTCGACCCTCATACCATATCCTACTTTCTCGGCTTGACGTACTTCGATATGTACTACCCTACCCTCATCTGCATATCAGGTATAAAGGCACAAAAATGTATGGTAATACTTTATCATTAACGTTTTTCATGAGACGTGGCTTTATAATTCAAAAATGATCAATTACAGTTCTATTACATTAAACATAAAATGCACTGTGCAGAATGTGTATACAGTTCACTTTTAATGACGGGCAAAAGTCGCTCCACTGGTGATAGCAAACAAATATACCAAaaggattatcatcatcaaaaaatcaAAGTTCCCAGAGATAACATCACTTCATCATGTCACCCTGTAGTGCCACCCTGACGTCATCATCGGATATCAGATAGTTCCTTGCCTTCGTTACGAGAGCAGAGACCAAATTCATAAAGCTATGCGCTGAGAAAAAAGTATGATCAGATATAGCATATTACAGGATTAATACTTTTCAGATCTGCCATGTCTCTTTGTTCCCTCAAGCGATAGATTTACCCCAGCTNNNNNNNNNNNNNNNNNNNNNNNTGCTAAAGAAAAACACACCTGGTACTTACATCTCTGAAGTTGATCCTCTCGAATTCATTGCTCAGCAGTTCAATGATGCAGGGGCGGATCGGTAACACATTGTCAATGTAAGCTCGGTTTGCAATGTTGAAAGTATAGTCGTTGTTGCTGGTCTGGTACCTANNNNNNNNNNNNNNNNNNNNNNNNNNNNNNNNNNNNNNNNNNNNNNNNNNNNNNNNNNNNNNNNNNNNNNNNNNNNNNNNNNNNNNNNNNNNNNNNNNNNNNNNNNNNNNNNNNNNNNNNNNNNNNNNNNNNNNNNNNNNNNNNNNNNNNNNNNNNNNNNNNNNNNNNNNNNNNNNNNNNNNNNNNNNNNNNNNNNNNNNNNNNNNNNNNNNNNNNNNNNNNNNNNNNNNNNNNNNNNNNNNNNNNNNNNNNNNNNNNNNNNNNNNNNNNNNNNNNNNNNNNNNNNNNNNNNNNNNNNNNNNNNNNNNNNNNNNNNNNNNNNNNNNNNNNNNNNNNNNNNNNNNNNNNNNNNNNNNNNNNNNNNNNNNNNNNNNNNNNNNNNNNNNNNNNNNNNNNNNNNNNNNNNNNNNNNNNNNNNNNNNNNNNNNNNNNNNNNNNNNNNNNNNNNNNNNNNGCAGTTATCGTGCAGACTACTTTGGCTGAAACGAATAGGCTTTCGTCCTTTCCTCTGCCTTTCGCCCACACTTACAAGGCCTCCAGCGCTCGCCAGATCTTGAACGTTTCGACCTTGCCGTCGACTCTCAGGGCCCTCTGCAGCTGCGCCTCTGTCTCTCCCGCCGAGCCGAGGTAGGCGAGGATGAACGCCGACCAGATGCTGAAGGGCGAGAAGAAGAAGTTCCTGGGGGAGCTCGGGGAGTCGAGTCGTCTGTAGAGGTCGAAGCCGAAGTCGGTGACGCCGGAGAGGTCGGTGTTGACTTTGATGAGGAAGTTGTCGTTGTCGGTGAAACACTGCGGCTGGACGACTCCCACCAGGGCCGCCGCCACCGCTCCTACCACCGCGAATTTCATCtctggaaagatgaaaaaaatatgttatatataagcaaGANNNNNNNNNNNNNNNNNNNNNNNNNNNNNNNNNNNNNNNNNNNNNNNNNNNNNNNNNNNNNNNNNNNNNNNNNNNNNNNNNNNNNNNNNNNGCATCTGGAGCGGATTGCAGCGTGAGAAATAAATTAGTCAGAATGTTGATATCAGAGAAAAGTTTGTGACCGAAGNNNNNNNNNNNNNNNNNNNNNNNNNNNNNNNNNNNNNNNNNNNNNNNNNNNNNNNNNNNNNNNNNNNNNNNNNNNNNNNNNNNNNNNNNNNNNNNNNNNNNNNNNNNNNNNNNNNNNNNNNNNNNNNNNNNNNNNNNNNNNNNNNNNNNNNNNNNNNNNNNNNNNNNNNNNNNNNNNNNNNNNNNNNNNNNNNNNNNNNNNNNNNNNNNNNNNNNNNNNNNNNNNNNNNNNNNNNNNNNNNNNNNNNNNNNNNNNNNNNNNNNNNNNNNNNNNNNNNNNNNNNNNNNNNNNNNNNNNNNNNNNNNNNNNNNNNNNNNNNNNNNNNNNNNNNNNNNNNNNNNNNNNNNNNNNNNNNNNNNNNNNNNNNNNNNNNNNNNNNNNNNNNNNNNNNNNNNNNNNNNNNNNNNNNNNNNNNNNNNNNNNNNNNNNNNNNNNNNNNNNNNNNNNNNNNNNNNNNNNNNNNNNNNNNNNNNNNNNNNNNNNNNNNN from Penaeus monodon isolate SGIC_2016 chromosome 21, NSTDA_Pmon_1, whole genome shotgun sequence carries:
- the LOC119586298 gene encoding leukocyte elastase inhibitor A-like; this translates as MKFAVVGAVAAALVGVVQPQCFTDNDNFLIKVNTDLSGVTDFGFDLYRRLDSPSSPRNFFFSPFSIWSAFILAYLGSAGETEAQLQRALRVDGKVETFKIWRALEALYQTSNNDYTFNIANRAYIDNVLPIRPCIIELLSNEFERINFRDVFSAVNRINNFASTNTKGKINDLVTVENIEGIHMAIVNAAYFKGTWQFQFKPTSTASERFFVTPQSHQMVPMMNQISAFNFGEFDQVAASVLELPYTGERVSMFLFLPVQEGPQGFANMVSKLSGNNLRAATHKKNLRKQDVDLKLPKFRMELKLADEMIPALKDMGIVDIFSSDKVDLTTLGNLRNLTLEKVIHKAFVEVNEEGTEAAAATVLTFTLRASRRDPVVPFHCNRPFLFLIRDNETNNNLFMGVYRAPDAARS